The following proteins come from a genomic window of Aquimarina sp. MAR_2010_214:
- a CDS encoding SulP family inorganic anion transporter: MLKRYFPVFQWLPDYKKSFLSGDIAAGLTVGIMLIPQGMAYAMIAGLPPVFGLYAALIPQIIYAIMGTSRQLAVGPVAMDSLLVASGLGALSILGIEEYISMAIFLSLFMGSIQLILGLLKMGFLVNFLSKPVISGFTSAAAIIIGLSQLKHLLGTEIERSNQVHILLYNASKTIDETNFLTLTIGILAIVFIKIIKKINKKIPAALIIVILGIVGVYTSGIHDMGVKIVGVIPKGLPEFGIPSVDYSRVSELVPIALTLALIAFMEAISVAKAVEEKHTEYEVNPNQELIALGASNIIGSFFQSYPTTGGFSRTAVNDQAGAKTGIAPIISAVVVGLTLLFLTPLFYYLPNAILAAIIMVAVFGLIDIKYPIALFKNRKDEFGLLILTFLITLTIGIKEGILSGVLFSLLIVVYRTSKPHIAILGKIKGTNYFKNINRFSNDIEMQHHILVIRFDAQLYFGNKDYFKKELYKQVDLKEKELKTIILNAEAINYIDSSAVHVLKQIVKDLKNKDIQFIIAGAIGPTRDIIFSSGLINIIGKENLFVKVYEAYDHCNNPSEKTAIQEKISQQTKKSSSVT; this comes from the coding sequence ATGTTAAAACGATATTTTCCTGTTTTTCAATGGCTTCCAGATTATAAAAAATCATTTTTATCAGGAGATATTGCTGCAGGCTTAACCGTCGGTATAATGTTAATTCCACAAGGAATGGCATATGCTATGATCGCAGGTCTTCCTCCAGTATTTGGACTATACGCTGCCTTGATTCCTCAAATAATTTATGCTATTATGGGTACTTCAAGACAATTGGCAGTTGGTCCCGTAGCCATGGATTCCCTGCTTGTAGCATCTGGATTGGGTGCACTTTCAATTTTGGGTATTGAAGAATATATATCCATGGCGATTTTTCTCTCTCTTTTTATGGGTAGTATTCAACTTATCCTGGGATTGTTAAAAATGGGGTTTTTGGTTAATTTTTTATCTAAACCTGTCATAAGCGGTTTTACTTCTGCAGCTGCAATCATAATTGGACTTAGCCAATTAAAACATCTATTAGGAACAGAAATCGAACGAAGTAACCAGGTGCATATCTTATTATATAATGCATCCAAAACCATAGATGAAACTAATTTTTTAACCTTAACTATCGGTATTCTAGCAATTGTATTTATTAAAATCATAAAAAAAATAAACAAAAAAATTCCTGCAGCTTTAATTATTGTTATTCTCGGAATCGTTGGTGTTTATACCTCGGGTATCCATGATATGGGTGTAAAAATTGTTGGTGTAATACCAAAAGGGTTACCAGAATTTGGGATACCTTCTGTTGATTATTCAAGAGTTTCAGAATTGGTGCCCATTGCTCTTACCTTAGCTCTTATTGCTTTTATGGAGGCTATTTCTGTTGCCAAAGCTGTAGAAGAAAAACATACAGAATATGAAGTTAATCCGAATCAGGAATTAATTGCATTGGGAGCTTCTAATATTATTGGTTCTTTTTTTCAATCCTACCCTACTACAGGTGGCTTTTCAAGAACAGCAGTTAATGATCAAGCTGGTGCAAAAACAGGTATAGCTCCAATTATAAGTGCTGTAGTGGTTGGATTAACTTTATTATTTCTCACTCCCCTATTTTATTATTTACCCAATGCGATTCTGGCAGCTATAATCATGGTAGCAGTATTTGGATTGATCGATATAAAATATCCTATTGCTCTTTTTAAAAACAGAAAAGACGAATTTGGTCTCCTCATCCTCACCTTTTTGATTACCCTTACTATAGGTATTAAAGAAGGTATATTATCAGGAGTACTATTTTCTTTATTGATAGTGGTTTATAGAACTTCAAAGCCTCACATTGCGATTTTAGGAAAAATAAAAGGCACCAATTATTTCAAAAACATTAATCGTTTTAGCAATGATATTGAAATGCAACACCACATTTTGGTTATCCGTTTTGATGCTCAACTATACTTCGGAAACAAAGATTATTTCAAAAAAGAACTCTATAAACAGGTAGACCTAAAGGAAAAAGAGCTTAAAACCATTATTCTTAATGCAGAAGCCATAAATTACATAGACAGTAGTGCTGTTCATGTACTCAAACAGATTGTAAAAGATCTCAAAAACAAAGATATTCAGTTTATTATTGCCGGGGCAATAGGACCTACTCGGGATATTATATTTAGTAGTGGTCTGATCAATATTATAGGTAAAGAAAATCTTTTTGTAAAAGTTTATGAAGCATATGACCACTGTAATAATCCTAGTGAAAAGACTGCCATACAAGAAAAAATTTCTCAGCAGACAAAAAAATCATCTTCTGTAACCTAA
- a CDS encoding rhodanese-like domain-containing protein, which produces MKIEQIYTGCLAHAAYYIESNGEAAVFDPLREVQPYIDRATEDNAQIKYVFETHFHADFVSGHLDLRKKTGAEIVFGPSAKPDYDATIAEDDQVFEIGNYKIKVIHTPGHTMESTTYLLIDDEGKEHGIITGDTLFIGDVGRPDLAQHVVSELTEEKLAGHLYDSLRNKIMPLSDNLIVYPNHGAGSACGKMMSKETTDTLGHQKKVNYALRKDMTKEEFIDALLTGLTNPPGYFPQNVLMNIKGYDSLDEVMDRAIKPLLPDAFEVVANETDALMLDTRNAEDFAKGYIPNSINIGLEGSFAQWVGEMIPDVKQKILLITYPGKEKEAITRLSRVGYDNTVGYLDNGFDSWKNAKKEFETSKRVIAEEFGKSYTKEKSLVFDIRKKSEYNSEHIIDATNIPLNEINKHLAKFPKDKSFVIYCAGGYRSMIASSILKQRGWTQFADVIGGFEEIAKTDIPKSEYICPTTML; this is translated from the coding sequence ATGAAAATAGAACAAATTTATACGGGATGTTTAGCACATGCTGCTTATTATATAGAAAGTAATGGAGAGGCTGCAGTTTTTGATCCTCTTAGAGAAGTACAGCCTTATATCGACCGTGCAACTGAGGACAATGCACAAATAAAGTATGTTTTTGAAACACATTTTCATGCAGATTTTGTGAGTGGTCACTTAGATTTAAGAAAAAAAACAGGAGCAGAAATTGTTTTTGGCCCCAGTGCAAAACCAGATTATGATGCCACAATAGCAGAAGATGACCAGGTTTTTGAAATTGGAAATTATAAAATCAAAGTAATCCATACACCAGGTCATACTATGGAAAGTACTACATACTTACTTATAGATGACGAAGGAAAAGAGCATGGAATTATTACCGGAGACACATTATTTATTGGCGATGTAGGACGTCCTGACCTTGCGCAACATGTGGTATCTGAGTTAACCGAAGAAAAATTAGCTGGTCATTTATATGATTCTCTTCGTAACAAAATAATGCCTCTAAGCGACAATTTGATTGTATATCCTAATCATGGGGCTGGTTCTGCTTGTGGTAAAATGATGAGTAAAGAAACGACAGATACTTTGGGGCACCAGAAAAAAGTAAATTATGCGTTGCGTAAAGACATGACTAAAGAAGAATTTATCGATGCATTGCTTACCGGATTAACTAATCCTCCAGGGTATTTTCCTCAAAATGTCTTAATGAATATTAAAGGTTATGATAGCCTTGATGAAGTGATGGATCGTGCTATAAAACCATTACTTCCAGACGCTTTTGAAGTGGTCGCTAATGAGACAGATGCATTAATGCTTGATACCAGAAATGCAGAAGATTTTGCCAAAGGATATATTCCTAATAGTATAAATATTGGTTTAGAAGGGAGTTTTGCTCAATGGGTTGGAGAAATGATTCCCGATGTGAAACAAAAAATACTACTTATTACCTACCCAGGAAAAGAAAAAGAAGCAATTACCCGATTATCAAGAGTAGGATACGATAATACTGTTGGATATCTTGATAATGGTTTTGATTCATGGAAAAATGCTAAAAAAGAGTTTGAAACTTCAAAAAGAGTTATCGCAGAAGAATTTGGAAAATCGTATACCAAAGAAAAATCTTTAGTTTTTGATATTCGTAAAAAAAGTGAGTATAACTCAGAACACATTATTGATGCAACAAATATTCCTTTAAACGAGATTAATAAACATTTAGCAAAATTCCCTAAGGATAAATCTTTTGTTATATACTGTGCAGGTGGATACAGAAGTATGATCGCCTCTTCTATTTTAAAACAAAGAGGGTGGACTCAATTTGCAGATGTGATTGGTGGGTTCGAAGAGATCGCAAAAACTGATATTCCAAAATCAGAGTATATCTGTCCAACTACAATGTTATAA
- a CDS encoding Crp/Fnr family transcriptional regulator has translation MIQELKNSYGRQFENALINDILQVGTFREVPEGYKLIEIGDYIKGMPLLVSGAVKILREDKEGDELLLYYLERGDTCSMAMTCCIGQTRSEIRAIAEVDTKLIMIPIRKMEEWTAKYKSWRNFVFESYHNRLNELLITLDSIAFDRMDERLVNYLKEKARVNNEYIIRNTHQEIAQELHSSRVVISRLLKKLEQIDKIELHRNYIKILDLS, from the coding sequence ATGATTCAAGAGTTAAAAAACAGTTACGGACGCCAATTTGAAAATGCTTTGATAAATGATATACTGCAAGTCGGAACTTTTAGAGAAGTTCCTGAAGGGTATAAATTGATTGAGATTGGAGATTACATCAAAGGAATGCCATTGCTTGTATCTGGTGCTGTAAAAATACTTAGAGAAGACAAAGAAGGAGACGAATTGCTATTATATTACTTAGAACGAGGTGATACCTGCTCAATGGCAATGACTTGCTGCATTGGCCAAACCCGTAGTGAGATTAGAGCAATAGCTGAAGTAGACACCAAACTTATTATGATTCCCATTAGAAAAATGGAAGAATGGACAGCTAAATATAAGTCCTGGAGAAATTTTGTTTTTGAAAGTTATCATAATCGATTAAACGAACTCCTTATCACTTTAGATAGTATTGCGTTTGATAGAATGGATGAACGCCTGGTTAATTACCTAAAGGAAAAAGCACGAGTTAATAATGAGTATATTATTCGTAATACACATCAGGAAATTGCACAAGAGCTACATAGTTCTAGGGTAGTTATATCTCGCTTATTAAAAAAATTAGAACAAATAGATAAAATAGAATTACATAGAAATTATATCAAAATTCTTGATTTATCATAG
- a CDS encoding DUF983 domain-containing protein has protein sequence MFGKGSKLYSILFLKCPRCHNGPFLEANPYHLKHFNKVKKRCPSCQLKYSIEPSFYYGSMYVSYAVGIAISIAVFILIQLFGLNLTPMYIFITIVTSLILLMPYIGAVSKLIWANFFFTYDASMAKTKQDPK, from the coding sequence ATGTTTGGTAAAGGTTCAAAATTGTATAGTATTTTGTTTTTAAAATGTCCTAGATGTCATAATGGACCATTTCTAGAAGCTAACCCATATCATTTGAAACACTTCAATAAAGTAAAAAAAAGATGTCCTTCCTGTCAGTTAAAATATAGTATAGAACCCAGTTTTTATTATGGTTCGATGTATGTTTCTTATGCCGTTGGTATAGCCATAAGCATCGCGGTTTTTATTCTAATACAGCTATTTGGATTAAATCTAACTCCAATGTACATTTTTATCACCATTGTTACATCTCTTATACTTTTAATGCCATACATCGGAGCTGTTTCAAAGTTGATTTGGGCAAATTTTTTCTTTACCTATGATGCATCTATGGCTAAAACCAAACAAGACCCCAAATGA